The proteins below are encoded in one region of Oncorhynchus gorbuscha isolate QuinsamMale2020 ecotype Even-year linkage group LG01, OgorEven_v1.0, whole genome shotgun sequence:
- the LOC124026365 gene encoding transcription cofactor vestigial-like protein 3 — MSCLDVMFYQSYGAHYLPASSAAAAAAYKAAYYHHQQHQQQKKLGVYSRMQQDSEEQQCPGGRQQQQRGGGGGRLAGEHWVQRGLEGSGLRGCGGTGKDNQPAEAEYLSSRCVLFTYFHGDIGDVVDEHFSRALNQTSAFTGEMKTSRTTPMHTSASVGLWKDSVSLSEAQCGSLSSSLWGGGYPSQTSPCLSVHPDFSPSPAAFHAPDSALWTGHVLPQPSLPHTASLPDPWAYSRNPQTSASYTHAHNVYTHPHTHMHPHHTHPVIHPHPSHDPGLDPRFSPLLLPGVKTQSPLAHSPAGHSTHSNTHSSQSPGIHSGVKIEVEQASPNPPTLTPSAWPAALHTPLDTYNSGLDQDKVNTVWF, encoded by the exons ATGAGTTGTCTGGATGTGATGTTTTACCAGAGTTATGGAGCTCACTATCTCCCTGCGTCttcagcagcagcggcagcagcctACAAAGCGGCATACTACCATCATCAACAGCACCAGCAGCAG AAGAAGCTGGGTGTGTACAGCAGGATGCAGCAGGACAGCGAAGAGCAGCAGTGTCCAGGGGGGAGACAGCAACAGCAgcgtgggggaggaggggggagactgGCTGGGGAGCATTGGGTCCAACGGGGCCTGGAGGGTtctgggctgaggggctgtgggggtaCTGGGAAGGACAACCAGCCTGCTGAGGCAGAGTACCTGAGCTCCAGGTGTGTTCTGTTCACCTATTTCCATGGTGACATTGGGGATGTGGTGGATGAACATTTCTCTAGGGCTCTGAACCAAACCAGTGCCTTCACTGGAGAGATGAAGACGTCTAGGACCACCCCCATGCACACCTCTGCCTCGGTTGGACTGTGGAAAG ACAGTGTATCTCTCTCGGAGGCCCAGTGTGgttccctgtcctcctctctgtggGGTGGAGGTTACCCGTCCCAGAccagcccctgtctctctgtccacccagACTTCTCCCCCAGCCCAGCAGCCTTCCATGCCCCAGACAGTGCGCTGTGGACGGGCCACGTTCTGCCCCAGCCCAGCCTCCCTCATACAGCCTCTCTCCCAGACCCCTGGGCCTACAGCCGCAACCCTCAGACCTCCGCCAGCTACACACACGCCCACAATGtctacacacaccctcacacacacatgcacccccACCACACCCACCCGGTCATACATCCCCACCCGTCCCATGACCCAGGCCTAGACCCCAGGTTCAGCCCTCTGCTCCTGCCTGGTGTGAAGACTCAGAGCCCCCTAGCCCACAGCCCTGCTGGACAtagcacacacagtaacacacacagcagccagaGCCCAGGGATACACAGTGGTGTGAAGATAGAGGTTGAGCAGGCCAGCCCCAACCCCCCCACCCTGACCCCCTCAGCCTGGCCCGCAGCTCTACACACACCCTTGGATACCTACAACTCAG